Proteins from a genomic interval of Lolium perenne isolate Kyuss_39 chromosome 1, Kyuss_2.0, whole genome shotgun sequence:
- the LOC127327623 gene encoding uncharacterized protein: MASHDQQHHRHFSGDFQFNNDDLASLFAQRPADAISSPMQMMQQQQPWFFPDYLQTPPLDFGADAFGARDDFGDVTAGGVEEVVKMEMQAVDVAGMPGGGPGGTALPMTPHSVSVSSTSSEACGAVGGDEEGAGKCKKEDQGEGDESKEGQEASAAAANKGGGGDGEDKKKGVGGNGKGKGAKGEKRPRQPRFAFMTKSEVDHLEDGYRWRKYGQKAVKNSPFPRSYYRCTTQKCPVKKRVERSYQDAAVVITTYEGKHIHPIPATLRGSAAQHLLAAHAHGLHYPHFRMPAPQPAPGAAFPPDGVFGNFLQQQQQVQGGGGHHPAMQQAMQQQQQQLAAAESAMRQVNAAAAAMGAGGASSGSAAAATGAPLRMEHFMSQDYGLLQDMLMPSSFVHSNGTATNSHNNHNRR; this comes from the exons ATGGCGAGCCATGACCAGCAGCACCACCGCCACTTCTCCGGCGACTTCCAGTTCAACAACGACGACCTGGCCTCGCTCTTTGCGCAGCGGCCCGCCGACGCCATCTCCTCGCCGAtgcagatgatgcagcagcagcagccgtgGTTCTTCCCCGACTACCTGCAGACGCCGCCGCTCGACTTTGGCGCCGACGCGTTCGGCGCGAGGGACGACTTCGGCGACGTGACGGCTGGCGGCGTCGAGGAGGTTGTGAAGATGGAGATGCAGGCGGTGGACGTCGCGGGGATGCCTGGCGGCGGCCCGGGCGGGACGGCCTTGCCGATGACGCCACACAGCGTGTCGGTTTCCTCGACCTCGAGCGAGGCCTGCGGCGCGGTGGGTGGGGACGAGGAGGGCGCCGGGAAGTGCAAGAAGGAGGATCAGGGTGAGGGCGACGAGAGCAAGGAGGGCCAggaggcgtcggcggcggcggccaataaGGGAGGAGGCGGGGATGGAGAGGACAAGAAGAAAGG GGTGGGTGGCAATGGGAAGGGGAAAGGCGCCAAGGGGGAGAAGCGGCCGCGGCAGCCACGTTTCGCGTTCATGACCAAGAGCGAGGTTGACCATCTCGAGGACGGCTACCGCTGGCGCAAGTACGGCCAGAAGGCCGTCAAGAACAGCCCATTCCCGAG GAGCTACTACCGGTGCACGACGCAGAAGTGCCCGGTGAAGAAGCGGGTGGAGCGGTCGTATCAGGACGCCGCCGTGGTGATCACAACCTACGAGGGCAAGCACATCCACCCCATCCCGGCCACGCTCCGCGGCAGCGCCGCCCAGCACCTCCTTGCCGCGCACGCCCACGGCCTCCACTACCCCCACTTCCGGATGCCCGCGCCGCAGCCGGCTCCCGGCGCAGCCTTCCCTCCTGACGGCGTCTTCGGCAACTTcctacagcagcagcagcaagtacAAGGCGGCGGGGGGCACCACCCCGCCATGCAGCAGGCgatgcagcagcagcaacagcagctcGCCGCTGCGGAGTCGGCAATGCGGCAAGTGAACGCGGCAGCGGCGGCCATGGGCGCCGGTGGCGCGAGCTCGGGGTCTGCTGCTGCGGCAACTGGCGCGCCGCTGCGGATGGAGCACTTCATGTCGCAGGACTACGGCCTGCTGCAGGACATGCTCATGCCATCGTCCTTCGTCCACAGCAACGGCACCGCCACCAACAGCCATAACAACCACAACCGCCGTTGA